One window of the Crassaminicella thermophila genome contains the following:
- a CDS encoding thiamine phosphate synthase: MLFLITNRKILRKGTLDEVIEKAVSAKVDAIILREKDLCYEKLLLVAKKIQKKIQGKNILFIINSNLEVAKAINADGYHVGFNDFIKRNFNWQGLLGVSVHSLEEAVFAQKQGASYLLASHIFETDCKKGLEPKGIDFIKEMKKNISIPIIALGGIKPENVKQVLSAGAKGVAVMSYIMASIDPYTSAKKLKDMMRKS, encoded by the coding sequence ATGCTTTTTTTGATTACCAATCGGAAAATTCTAAGAAAAGGTACGTTAGATGAAGTGATTGAAAAAGCAGTATCTGCAAAGGTAGATGCTATCATCTTAAGAGAAAAGGATTTATGTTATGAAAAGCTTCTTTTAGTAGCAAAAAAAATACAAAAAAAGATACAAGGAAAAAATATTTTATTTATAATTAATAGCAATTTAGAGGTAGCAAAAGCTATTAATGCTGATGGGTATCACGTAGGGTTTAACGATTTTATAAAAAGAAATTTTAATTGGCAAGGACTTTTAGGTGTTTCTGTTCATAGCCTAGAAGAAGCTGTTTTTGCACAAAAACAAGGAGCAAGTTATTTACTTGCTAGCCATATATTTGAAACCGATTGTAAGAAGGGATTAGAACCTAAGGGAATTGATTTTATTAAAGAGATGAAAAAAAATATAAGCATACCTATTATTGCTTTGGGTGGAATTAAGCCAGAAAATGTGAAACAAGTCCTTTCAGCAGGGGCGAAAGGTGTTGCTGTTATGTCTTATATTATGGCTTCTATCGACCCATATACATCTGCAAAGAAATTAAAAGATATGATGAGAAAAAGCTGA
- the thiC gene encoding phosphomethylpyrimidine synthase ThiC, protein MMYTTQMDAAKRGIITKEMEIVAKKENMDVEVLRGLIAQGKVVIPANKNHKALDPEGIGEGLRTKINVNLGISKDCYNIDKEMEKVKTALDMKVEAIMDLSSYGKTEEFRRRLVEMSPAMIGTVPMYDAVGFYDKELKDITAEEFLKVVQKHAEDGVDFVTIHAGINRQTAEVFKRNKRLTNIVSRGGSLLYAWMELNNEENPFFKYYDELLDICEKYDLTLSLGDACRPGSIHDATDTSQIQELLVLGELTLRAWERNVQVIIEGPGHMPINEIAANVLIEKKLCHGAPFYVLGPIVTDIAPGYDHITSAIGGALAASHGVDFLCYVTPAEHLRLPNLEDMKEGIIAAKIAAHAGDLGKNIKGAKDRDYAMSKARQELNWEKMFELAIDPEKAIRYRKESQPQHEDSCTMCGKMCSMRNMNKVMEGKNINILREDD, encoded by the coding sequence ATGATGTATACAACTCAAATGGATGCTGCTAAACGTGGTATTATTACAAAAGAAATGGAGATTGTAGCAAAGAAGGAAAATATGGATGTGGAAGTTTTAAGAGGTCTTATTGCACAGGGAAAGGTAGTAATCCCTGCAAATAAGAATCATAAAGCATTAGATCCAGAAGGAATTGGAGAAGGATTAAGGACAAAAATCAACGTAAATCTAGGGATTTCAAAAGACTGCTATAATATTGATAAAGAGATGGAAAAAGTAAAAACAGCTCTCGATATGAAGGTTGAAGCTATTATGGATTTAAGCTCCTATGGAAAAACAGAAGAGTTTAGAAGAAGATTAGTAGAAATGTCCCCTGCAATGATTGGTACAGTTCCTATGTATGATGCAGTAGGATTTTATGATAAGGAATTAAAAGATATTACAGCAGAAGAATTCTTAAAGGTAGTACAAAAGCATGCAGAAGATGGCGTAGATTTTGTTACAATTCATGCAGGAATTAATAGACAAACAGCAGAGGTTTTCAAGAGAAACAAAAGACTTACAAATATTGTTTCAAGGGGAGGCTCTTTGCTTTATGCTTGGATGGAATTAAACAATGAAGAAAATCCATTCTTTAAGTATTATGATGAATTATTAGATATCTGTGAGAAATATGATTTAACATTAAGTCTTGGAGATGCTTGTAGACCAGGAAGCATTCATGATGCTACAGATACTAGCCAAATTCAAGAATTACTTGTACTAGGGGAGTTAACTTTAAGAGCATGGGAGAGAAATGTACAAGTTATAATAGAAGGTCCAGGGCATATGCCAATAAATGAAATTGCTGCTAATGTACTTATTGAGAAAAAACTTTGTCATGGAGCGCCTTTTTATGTATTAGGGCCAATTGTTACAGATATAGCACCAGGATATGATCATATAACAAGTGCTATTGGTGGAGCATTAGCTGCAAGCCATGGAGTAGATTTCTTATGCTATGTTACACCAGCAGAACACTTAAGATTGCCAAACTTAGAAGATATGAAGGAAGGAATTATTGCAGCTAAAATTGCTGCTCATGCTGGAGATTTAGGGAAAAACATTAAAGGAGCAAAAGATAGGGATTATGCTATGAGCAAAGCAAGACAAGAGCTAAATTGGGAAAAAATGTTTGAACTTGCTATTGATCCTGAAAAGGCCATAAGATATAGAAAAGAATCACAGCCTCAACATGAAGACAGCTGCACAATGTGTGGAAAAATGTGTTCCATGAGAAATATGAATAAAGTAATGGAAGGGAAAAATATTAATATACTAAGAGAGGATGACTAG